The sequence GAATAACTGAGCCTTAGGAGTGTTTTAGGAAAATGCTATCAAACCCTCTGTTTTGTGTCAAGCGTTTTGCTTGCCTATGTTTAATTGGCTGCCTCAGGGATTTCTTATCATCCCTTAACCTCATGTTTCAATCCACGCTCCCGCGCGGGGAGCGACTGTTAAACTATAAATCATTTAAAAATAAACTACTTACCTACAGCTTTTTGCGAACCCTTCAATACACAATTCCAAAAAATTCAGTTGTCAAAGAGCAATATAAAAACTTTCATTATTCCAAAACAACTTTCAATCGCTGCGAATTACATAAACAAACAATGTGAGCTCCCGGTTCGCAACGACAACTTAAACGATCAAAGGTCCTTCCTGATCAATTGGTTCTTTCGCTCCAACGTGCTCGACCCGATGTTTCCAGTTTGATCCGAGATAATAAAATCTCAGGCTGTCCTTCTCAGGATCAATTTCGGAAATCAATCTCTCTTTTAACTTTGTCCACTGTGCAGGATCAACAATGCATTCGAATACAGAATATTGAACCCTCTGCCCGA comes from Nitrospirota bacterium and encodes:
- the cas2 gene encoding CRISPR-associated endonuclease Cas2; this translates as MFVLISYDVATDDTGPRRLRRVARACKDFGQRVQYSVFECIVDPAQWTKLKERLISEIDPEKDSLRFYYLGSNWKHRVEHVGAKEPIDQEGPLIV